A genomic region of Phocoena sinus isolate mPhoSin1 chromosome 18, mPhoSin1.pri, whole genome shotgun sequence contains the following coding sequences:
- the GPR183 gene encoding G-protein coupled receptor 183, with protein sequence MDIKMDNFTTPSAAPLESDCDLYAHHHTARILMPLHYSIVFIIGLVGNLLALTVIIQNRKKINSTTLYSTNLVISDILFTTALPTRIAYYALGFDWRIGEALCRITALVFYINTYAGVNFMTCLSIDRFFAVVHPLRYNKMKRIEHAKCICIFVWILVFAQTLPLLIKPMSKQEAERTMCMEYPNFEGTKSLPWILLGACFIGYVLPLVIILICYSQICCKLFKTAKQNPLSEKSGVNKKALNTIIFIIVVFVVCFTPYHIAIIQHMIKKLRFPDLLECSQRYSFQISLHFTVCLMNFNCCMDPFIYFFACKGYKRKVMKMLKRQVSVSISSAVKSAPEENSREMTETQMIIHSKSLNGK encoded by the coding sequence ATGGATATAAAAATGGACAACTTTACTACACCCTCTGCAGCTCCTCTGGAGAGCGACTGTGACCTCTACGCCCACCACCACACAGCCAGGATCCTCATGCCTCTGCATTACAGCATCGTCTTCATAATTGGGCTCGTGGGAAACTTGTTGGCCTTGACGGTCATtattcaaaacaggaaaaaaatcaactctaCCACTCTATATTCAACCAATTTGGTGATTTCAGACATACTGTTCACCACTGCTCTGCCTACACGGATAGCCTACTATGCACTGGGTTTTGACTGGAGAATTGGCGAGGCCTTGTGTAGGATAACTGCTCTCGTGTTTTACATCAACACGTACGCAGGCGTGAACTTCATGACCTGCCTGAGCATTGACCGgttctttgctgtggtgcacccGCTGCGGtacaacaagatgaaaagaatcgAACATGCAAAATGCATTTGCATATTTGTCTGGATTCTCGTATTTGCTCAAACACTCCCACTGCTCATAAAACCTATGTCAAAGCAGGAGGCTGAAAGGACTATGTGCATGGAATATCCAAACTTTGAAGGAACCAAATCTCTTCCCTGGATTCTGCTTGGTGCATGTTTCATAGGATATGTACTTCCGCTCGTAATCATTCTTATCTGCTATTCTCAAATCTGTTGCAAGCTCTTTAAAACTGCCAAACAGAACCCATTAAGTGAGAAATCTGGTGTAAACAAAAAGGCTCTcaacacaattatttttataattgttgtgTTTGTTGTCTGTTTCACACCTTATCATATTGCAATTATTCAACACATGATTAAGAAGCTTCGTTTTCCTGATCTCCTGGAATGTAGCCAAAGATATTCATTCCAGATATCTCTGCACTTCACAGTATGCCTGATGAACTTCAATTGCTGCATGGAcccttttatatatttctttgcatGTAAAGGGTACAAGAGAAAGGTCATGAAGATGCTGAAACGTCAAGTCAGTGTATCAATTTCCAGTGCCGTGAAGTCAGCCCCTGAAGAAAACTCACGTGAAATGACGGAAACTCAAATGATAATACATTCCAAGTCtttaaatggaaagtaa